In Solenopsis invicta isolate M01_SB chromosome 1, UNIL_Sinv_3.0, whole genome shotgun sequence, one genomic interval encodes:
- the LOC105200034 gene encoding U6 snRNA-associated Sm-like protein LSm6: protein MSRKEALSQFIQQIHGRPVVVKLNSGVDYRGVLACIDGYMNIALEQTEEYVNGQLKDKYGDAFIRGNNVLYISTQKRRN from the exons ATGAGCCGGAAGGAAGCATTGTCTCAATTTATACAACAAATTCATGGACGGCCTGTTGTTGTAAAACTGAATAGCGGCGTTGATTACAGAG GTGTACTAGCTTGTATAGATGGGTATATGAATATAGCACTTGAACAAACAGAAGAATATGTTAATGGACAATTAAAGGATAAATATGGAGATGCCTTTATAAGGGGAAACAATGTGTTGTACATTAGTACACAGAAACGTAGGAATTAA
- the LOC105200024 gene encoding protein TIPIN homolog: MMDIPEYEGDDDIIEHYENRDSNDERGSYEEAENATSDNETDTTRRIDPSKSKSHVVRNPVPKLNTERLKGPNGIQTIEQYFEGFKFYGKGYEKTDLDRIMKRLEHWSYRLFPKYHFDDFLTRVEQLGTKKDLQVFIKKYRQDMITSDNNLIIHDDMDKYNDENQQESALLDDFDLLITEQIQKQKQAETQISAITPSTSNEDAFNKLLTQSTGTQNSQVPHTSITIANELSDEVKQRIERNKQLAIQRRLQRQKEHEEENKRTKLIDDMYTET; encoded by the coding sequence ATGATGGATATTCCGGAATACGAGGGTGACGATGACATTATAGAGCATTACGAAAATCGAGATTCCAATGACGAGCGTGGTAGTTATGAAGAAGCGGAGAATGCAACATCCGATAATGAGACTGATACTACGCGGAGAATCGATCCGTCAAAATCCAAGTCGCATGTAGTGAGAAATCCAGTGCCCAAACTCAATACAGAACGACTGAAAGGGCCCAATGGTATCCAAACTATTGAACAATATTTTGAAGGCTTCAAGTTCTATGGCAAGGGATACGAAAAAACGGACCTTGACAGAATCATGAAGAGACTAGAACATTGGTCTTATCGATTATTTCCCAAGTATCATTTCGATGATTTTCTTACGAGAGTTGAGCAACTGGGGACAAAAAAAGATCTGCAGGTGTTTATCAAGAAGTATCGACAGGACATGATTACTTCGgataataatttgattattcaTGATGACATGGATAAATATAATGATGAGAATCAACAGGAAAGTGCACTTTTAGATGACTTCGATTTGCTAATAACAGAACAAATTCAAAAACAAAAGCAAGCTGAAACACAAATTTCCGCTATTACACCGAGTACTTCAAACGAGGATGCGTTTAACAAGCTTTTAACGCAATCCACTGGTACACAAAATTCACAAGTACCACATACAAGTATTACTATTGCAAACGAATTGAGTGACGAAGTAAAACAAAGAATCGAAAGAAACAAGCAATTAGCTATTCAAAGAAGACTCCAAAGACAGAAAGAGCACGAGGAAGAAAATAAGAGAACAAAGTTGATTGATGACATGTATACAGAAACTTGA